One genomic region from Athalia rosae chromosome 3, iyAthRosa1.1, whole genome shotgun sequence encodes:
- the LOC125500152 gene encoding uncharacterized protein LOC125500152 — translation MEKGGAGASRLLEDVGTRLRRSGVQVPLVCNLEQCTWGVPRDAHLHSTAASGRRYLCCCRCCCCHSFNVHALVGSLATTLRTDQYEPAPLTLTILSHGSSPPSFPPSSAVPRWYADFQELYRNVLESSNIRGHHRRIVVGIWPKYPQTT, via the exons ATGGAAAAAGGTGGTGCCGGAGCTAGTCGTTTGCTCGAGGATGTTGGTACGAGGTTGCGGAGGTCCGGGGTACAAGTGCCTCTTGTATGTAACTTGGAACAATGCACCTGGggagtg cCGAGGGACGCGCATTTGCATTCAACTGCGGCAT CCGGTCGTCGTTACCtatgctgctgccgctgctgctgttgccatTCGTTTAACGTGCATGCGCTGGTCGGCTCGCTCGCCACCACCCTGAGGACCGATCAATATGAACCCGCCCCTTTAACTTTGACTATCCTGAGCCACGGATCTTCGCCACCCAGTTTCCCGCCGTCGTCCGCTGTACCGCGGTGGTATGCTGATTTTCAAGAG CTTTACAGGAATGTCCTTGAGTCGTCCAATATCCGGGGACATCATCGTCGCATCGTCGTCGGCATTTGGCCTAAATATCCGCAGACAACGTAA